Proteins encoded in a region of the Rhizobium sp. CC-YZS058 genome:
- the ttcA gene encoding tRNA 2-thiocytidine(32) synthetase TtcA, producing the protein MRADADGAAIDAPSIFRAMPSSVSFQKLRKRLLRQVRQAMEDFAMLKGQRRWLVGLSGGKDSYSLLALLLDLQWRGLLPVELIACNLDQGQPNFPKHVLPDYLTSIGVRHRIEYRDTHSIVKDKVPEGTTYCALCSRLRRGNLYRIAREEGCDALVLGHHREDILETFFMNLFHGGRLAAMPPKLLNDEGDLMVLRPLAYAAEEEIARFASAMQFPIIPCDLCGSQDGLERNAMKAMLADLERRMPGRKDRILRALGHANPSHLLDPALFDFASLSTEPRP; encoded by the coding sequence ATGCGCGCCGATGCCGATGGCGCCGCGATCGATGCACCGTCGATCTTCCGCGCCATGCCGTCCTCCGTCTCCTTCCAGAAGCTGCGCAAGCGGCTGTTGCGTCAGGTGCGGCAGGCGATGGAGGACTTCGCCATGTTGAAGGGTCAGCGGCGCTGGCTTGTCGGCCTGTCCGGCGGCAAGGACAGCTACAGCCTGCTGGCGCTCCTGCTCGACCTGCAGTGGCGCGGCCTGCTGCCGGTGGAGCTGATTGCCTGCAATCTCGACCAGGGCCAGCCGAACTTCCCGAAGCATGTCCTGCCCGACTATCTGACGAGCATCGGCGTCCGGCATCGGATCGAGTACCGCGACACCCATTCGATCGTGAAGGACAAGGTGCCGGAGGGCACGACCTATTGCGCGCTCTGCTCGCGTCTGCGGCGCGGCAATCTCTACCGGATCGCGCGCGAAGAAGGGTGCGATGCGCTCGTGCTCGGTCATCACCGCGAGGATATCCTCGAGACCTTCTTCATGAACCTCTTTCATGGCGGCCGCCTGGCGGCCATGCCGCCCAAGCTCCTGAACGACGAGGGCGACCTGATGGTGCTGCGCCCGCTCGCCTATGCGGCGGAAGAGGAGATCGCCCGCTTTGCGAGCGCCATGCAGTTTCCCATCATCCCCTGCGATCTCTGCGGCTCGCAGGACGGGCTGGAGCGGAATGCGATGAAGGCCATGCTTGCCGATCTCGAGCGCCGCATGCCGGGCCGCAAGGACCGGATCCTGCGCGCGCTCGGCCACGCCAATCCGTCGCATCTGCTCGACCCCGCCCTTTTCGATTTCGCCTCGCTGTCCACGGAGCCCCGTCCATGA
- a CDS encoding glutaminase has product MIETEQRTPDLQAILDEVYAALEPRRGEGKVADYIPQLARINPQHFGMAIVTVDGAVYTAGDAELPFSIQSISKVFTLTLALGKHGETLWNRVGREPSGSAFNSIVQLEHEGGKPRNPFINAGAITVSDLICAGHSPREVIGEILRFLRYLADDDDISIDPAVARSEAATGFRNAALANFMRAFDKLSSPVDNVLGVYFHHCAIAMSCVQLAKAGLFLANGGKQALTGRTVVSRERARRINALMLTCGHYDGSGDFAYHVGLPGKSGVGGGIMAVAPGRAALAVWSPGLNQNGNSLLGSVALEMIAQRTGWSVFGP; this is encoded by the coding sequence ATGATCGAGACGGAGCAGAGGACCCCGGACCTGCAGGCGATCCTCGACGAGGTCTACGCGGCGCTGGAGCCGCGGCGCGGCGAAGGCAAGGTTGCCGACTACATTCCGCAGCTCGCGCGGATCAACCCGCAGCATTTCGGCATGGCGATCGTCACGGTCGACGGCGCGGTCTACACCGCCGGCGATGCCGAGCTGCCCTTTTCAATCCAGAGCATCTCCAAGGTTTTCACCCTAACGCTGGCGCTCGGCAAGCATGGCGAGACACTGTGGAACCGGGTCGGCCGCGAGCCTTCGGGCTCCGCCTTCAACTCGATCGTGCAGCTGGAGCATGAGGGCGGCAAGCCGCGCAACCCTTTCATCAATGCCGGCGCCATCACGGTCAGCGATCTCATCTGCGCCGGCCATTCCCCGCGCGAGGTCATCGGCGAAATCCTGCGATTCCTGCGCTATCTCGCCGATGACGACGACATTTCGATCGATCCGGCGGTGGCGCGCTCCGAAGCCGCGACCGGCTTCCGCAATGCCGCTCTTGCCAATTTCATGCGCGCCTTCGACAAGCTCTCGAGCCCGGTCGATAATGTGCTGGGCGTCTACTTTCACCATTGCGCCATCGCCATGAGCTGCGTGCAGCTCGCCAAGGCCGGGCTGTTTCTCGCCAATGGCGGCAAGCAGGCGCTGACCGGGCGCACCGTGGTCTCGCGCGAGCGGGCGCGGCGCATCAATGCGCTGATGCTGACCTGCGGTCATTACGACGGATCGGGCGATTTTGCCTATCATGTCGGCCTGCCGGGCAAGAGCGGCGTCGGCGGCGGCATCATGGCCGTGGCGCCGGGCCGGGCAGCGCTCGCCGTCTGGTCGCCGGGGCTCAATCAGAACGGCAACTCGCTGCTGGGCTCCGTCGCTCTGGAAATGATCGCCCAGCGCACCGGCTGGTCGGTCTTCGGACCGTGA
- the rpsD gene encoding 30S ribosomal protein S4: MSKRASSKYKIDRRMGENIWGRPKSPVNRREYGPGQHGQRRKSKLSDFGVQLRAKQKLKGYYGDIREKQFRAIYDEANRRKGDTSENLIGLLESRLDAIVYRAKFVPTVWAARQFVNHGHVTVNGVRVNIGSYRCKVGDVIEVREKSKQLTIVLEAVGLAERDVPDYIEVDHNKMVATFARVPALSDVPYPVIMEPNLVVEFYSR; the protein is encoded by the coding sequence ATGAGCAAGCGCGCGTCGTCCAAGTATAAAATCGATCGCCGTATGGGCGAAAACATCTGGGGTCGTCCGAAGTCCCCGGTCAACCGTCGCGAATACGGCCCCGGCCAGCACGGCCAGCGCCGCAAGTCCAAGCTCTCCGACTTCGGCGTGCAGCTGCGCGCCAAGCAGAAGCTGAAGGGCTATTACGGCGATATCCGCGAGAAGCAGTTCCGCGCGATCTACGACGAAGCCAACCGCCGCAAGGGCGACACCTCGGAGAACCTGATCGGCCTGCTCGAATCGCGTCTCGACGCGATCGTCTACCGCGCCAAGTTCGTTCCGACCGTCTGGGCAGCCCGCCAGTTCGTCAACCATGGCCACGTCACGGTCAATGGCGTCCGCGTCAACATCGGTTCCTATCGCTGCAAGGTCGGCGACGTGATCGAAGTGCGCGAGAAGTCCAAGCAGCTGACGATCGTCCTGGAAGCCGTTGGTCTCGCAGAGCGTGACGTTCCGGACTATATCGAAGTCGATCACAACAAGATGGTCGCCACCTTCGCCCGCGTTCCGGCTCTCAGCGATGTGCCCTATCCGGTCATCATGGAACCGAACCTGGTCGTCGAATTCTATTCGCGTTGA
- a CDS encoding CopG family transcriptional regulator, which yields MNLVITINEDTATLLKSRADLQSSSLETFVSELLEREALAARSFETRNGVPLLPPRGDGTTITLDLVNALRDDAE from the coding sequence ATGAACCTGGTGATTACCATCAACGAAGACACCGCAACCCTGTTGAAGTCACGTGCGGACCTGCAGTCGAGCTCGCTGGAGACCTTCGTCTCGGAACTCCTGGAGCGGGAAGCTCTTGCCGCGAGAAGCTTCGAAACGCGGAACGGCGTTCCGCTGCTGCCGCCTCGCGGGGACGGCACGACGATCACGCTCGACCTCGTCAACGCGCTGCGTGACGACGCGGAATGA
- a CDS encoding TA system VapC family ribonuclease toxin, giving the protein MIRLLDVNVLVSLIDPDHVHHEPAHRWFAQQENQDWATCPITENGLVRVVSGVKYPQRIGVSEAVTRLQNMIFASGRHAFWTESISLLDTSLFRVPLLTSGLQITDAYLLALAVHNRGMLATFDRRISPESVVGGEAALYLIPT; this is encoded by the coding sequence ATGATCCGCCTGCTGGACGTCAATGTCCTTGTCTCGCTGATCGACCCGGACCATGTCCATCACGAACCGGCTCACCGTTGGTTCGCGCAGCAGGAGAATCAGGACTGGGCCACCTGCCCCATTACCGAGAATGGCTTGGTCCGGGTCGTGTCCGGCGTAAAATATCCCCAGCGGATCGGAGTATCCGAAGCGGTCACGCGTTTACAAAACATGATCTTTGCAAGCGGCCGGCACGCATTCTGGACCGAGTCGATCAGTCTTCTCGACACGAGCCTTTTCCGCGTACCGCTCCTGACCTCCGGTCTGCAAATCACTGACGCCTATCTTCTCGCCCTCGCCGTCCACAATCGCGGCATGCTCGCGACGTTCGATCGCCGGATTTCGCCAGAGAGCGTTGTCGGCGGGGAGGCTGCCCTCTACCTCATCCCGACCTGA
- a CDS encoding ATP-binding protein: MKVGIDMGAASDGKPVPLDIEELLATRLLVQGNSGSGKSHLLRRLLEQSAPWVQQCVIDPEGDFVTLADKFGHVVVDGERSEAELLGIASRIRQHRVSCVLSLEGLDIEQQMRTAGIFLNALFDADREYWYPILVVVDEAQLFAPSVSGDVSEEARKLSLGAMTNLMCRGRKRGLAGVIATQRLAKLAKNVAAEASNFLMGRTFLDIDMARAADLLGMDRRTAEMFRDLKRGSFVALGPALSRRPLPVTIGTVETSARSTSPKLTPLPEAMADVEDLIFTPDPDELIRPLPRRVSAQPRPSTDILAELARPRPEPVMAAEPRISQPEMAPEEREALIDAILADILDQPGAAFRADAELFQDFLVRCRIRRLPGAAPTLAAFRRRMAIARSGVDADLAATDGWAQALDLSRRVSEDLQGVFLLVARAALAGEACPSDAMIARAYGTHSARRARRLLGYFEEQGLVVVHADASGRRIVAFPDLAAETLPGDPNAAMDSETRSAAE; encoded by the coding sequence ATGAAGGTCGGCATCGACATGGGTGCGGCGTCCGACGGTAAGCCGGTGCCGCTCGATATCGAGGAACTGCTTGCCACGCGTCTTCTGGTGCAGGGCAATTCCGGCTCGGGAAAATCCCACCTGCTGCGCCGCCTGCTCGAACAGTCCGCCCCCTGGGTGCAGCAATGCGTCATCGATCCGGAGGGCGATTTCGTCACGCTGGCGGACAAGTTCGGCCATGTGGTGGTCGATGGCGAGCGATCGGAAGCGGAGCTGCTCGGCATCGCCTCGCGCATTCGCCAGCACCGCGTTTCCTGTGTCCTCTCGCTCGAAGGGCTCGATATCGAGCAGCAGATGCGCACCGCCGGCATCTTCCTGAACGCGCTCTTCGATGCCGACCGCGAATATTGGTACCCGATCCTGGTCGTCGTCGACGAGGCGCAGCTCTTCGCGCCCTCCGTCAGCGGCGATGTTTCGGAGGAGGCGCGCAAGCTTTCGCTCGGCGCCATGACCAATCTGATGTGCCGTGGCCGAAAGCGCGGGCTTGCCGGCGTGATCGCCACGCAGCGCCTCGCCAAGCTCGCCAAGAACGTCGCGGCCGAAGCCTCGAACTTCCTGATGGGCCGCACCTTCCTCGATATCGACATGGCGCGCGCGGCCGACCTTCTGGGCATGGACCGGCGCACGGCCGAAATGTTCCGCGATCTGAAGCGCGGCTCCTTCGTGGCGCTCGGTCCGGCTCTGTCGCGCCGCCCGCTGCCGGTGACGATCGGCACGGTGGAGACCTCGGCCCGCTCGACCAGCCCCAAGCTGACGCCGCTGCCCGAAGCCATGGCCGATGTCGAAGACCTGATCTTCACACCCGATCCGGACGAACTGATCCGGCCGTTGCCGCGCCGCGTCAGTGCCCAGCCACGCCCCTCGACCGACATCCTCGCCGAACTCGCCCGACCGCGGCCGGAGCCGGTGATGGCGGCCGAGCCGCGGATCTCCCAGCCGGAGATGGCGCCCGAAGAGCGCGAGGCGCTGATCGACGCGATCCTCGCCGATATTCTCGATCAGCCGGGTGCCGCCTTCCGGGCCGATGCCGAGCTCTTCCAGGATTTCCTCGTTCGCTGCCGCATCCGCCGCCTGCCGGGCGCTGCGCCGACGCTTGCCGCCTTCCGCCGCCGCATGGCAATCGCCCGGTCCGGCGTCGATGCCGATCTGGCGGCGACGGACGGCTGGGCACAGGCGCTCGATCTTTCCAGACGCGTGAGCGAGGACTTGCAGGGCGTGTTCCTCCTCGTGGCGCGGGCTGCGCTCGCGGGGGAGGCTTGTCCGTCCGATGCCATGATCGCCCGGGCCTACGGCACCCATTCCGCCCGCCGCGCCCGCCGCCTGCTCGGCTATTTCGAGGAACAGGGACTGGTGGTCGTTCACGCCGACGCCAGCGGCCGCCGCATCGTCGCCTTCCCTGACCTCGCCGCGGAGACGCTCCCCGGCGATCCCAACGCGGCCATGGACAGCGAAACGCGCAGCGCGGCGGAGTGA
- the murI gene encoding glutamate racemase, with the protein MRTEPKPVLIFDSGIGGLTVLREARVLIPERHFIYVADDAGFPYGGWTDEAALQARIVTLFAGLIAEHDPEICVIACNTAFTLAGAALRAAYPQMRFVGTVPAIKPAAERTRSGLVSVLATPGTVRRAYTHELIQSFAAQCHVHLVGAPSLARMAEAYIRGEAIADEAVRAEIAPCFVEEEGRRTDIVVLACTHYPFMANLFRRLAPWPVDWLDPAEAIARQARRLVAPTESLLPPAGIDPAIFTSGAPDFPTRRLMQGFGLSVPAGNSPVGYAAPSSVA; encoded by the coding sequence ATGCGGACTGAGCCGAAGCCGGTCCTGATCTTCGACAGCGGCATTGGCGGACTGACCGTGCTGCGCGAGGCACGGGTGCTGATTCCTGAGCGGCACTTCATCTATGTCGCCGACGATGCCGGCTTTCCCTATGGCGGCTGGACCGACGAGGCGGCGCTGCAGGCGCGCATCGTCACGCTTTTCGCGGGATTGATCGCCGAACACGATCCGGAGATCTGCGTCATCGCCTGCAACACGGCCTTCACGCTGGCGGGCGCGGCATTGCGGGCCGCCTATCCGCAGATGCGCTTCGTCGGCACTGTGCCGGCCATCAAGCCGGCGGCGGAGCGCACGCGTTCGGGCCTCGTCTCGGTTCTGGCCACCCCCGGCACCGTGCGCCGGGCCTATACGCATGAGCTGATCCAGTCCTTCGCCGCGCAATGCCATGTCCATCTTGTCGGTGCACCGAGCCTGGCGCGCATGGCGGAGGCCTATATCCGCGGCGAGGCAATCGCCGACGAGGCGGTGCGCGCCGAAATCGCGCCCTGCTTCGTCGAGGAGGAGGGGCGGCGTACGGATATCGTCGTGCTTGCCTGCACGCATTACCCTTTCATGGCCAATCTCTTCCGCCGCCTGGCCCCCTGGCCGGTCGACTGGCTGGATCCGGCGGAAGCGATCGCCCGGCAGGCACGGCGTCTCGTGGCGCCGACGGAGAGCCTTCTGCCGCCGGCCGGCATCGACCCGGCGATCTTCACCTCCGGCGCGCCCGATTTTCCGACCCGTCGCCTGATGCAGGGCTTCGGCCTCAGCGTGCCGGCCGGCAACTCTCCTGTGGGTTACGCTGCGCCAAGCTCGGTGGCGTGA